CCTTTATACTCGCGGCGTTTTGCAATACCGCCTGAAACCGTCGATTCGAAATGAGCTTTCAAGAACTGATCCTCCGACTGCAGCACTTCTGGGCCCAACAGGGCTGCGTGATCGTGCAGCCCTTGGACATGGAGGTGGGCGCTGGCACGTTTCACTGGTCGACCTTTCTGCGTTCGATCGGCCCGGAACCGTGGAACACCGCCTATGTGCAGCCGAGCCGCCGCCCCACCGACGGCCGCTACGGCGACAATCCGAACCGGCTACAGCATTACTATCAGTTTCAGGTGCTGATGAAGCCGAGCCCGCCGAACATTCAGGATCTCTATCTCGATTCACTGCGCGAACTCGGCTTCGATGCGCTGACGCATGACATCCGCTTCGTCGAGGACAATTGGGAATCGCCGACGCTCGGTGCCTGGGGCCTGGGCTGGGAAGTGTGGCTCAACGGCATGGAAGTCACGCAGTTCACCTACTTTCAGCAGGTGGGTGGCATCGAGTGCAAGCCGGTTTCGGGCGAAATAACCTATGGACTGGAACGCCTGGCGATGTACATTCAGGGCGTTGAAAGCGTCTACGATCTGGTGTGGTCCGACGCCGGCGGCCGCATCGTCACCTACGGCGACGTGTATCACCAGAACGAAGTCGAACAATCGGCCTACAACTTCGAACACGCCGACACCAGGGTGCTGCTCGAACGCTTCAACGGGGCCGAAGCCGAGTGCCTGCGGCTGCTCGCGCTGGAGACCGCGTTGCCGTTGCCCGCCTACGAGCGCGCCATCCAGGCCAGCCATTCGTTCAACCTGCTCGACGCGCGCGGCGCGATTTCGGTGACCGAACGGCAGGCGTACATCCTGCGCGTGCGCACGCTGACGCGCGCCTGCGCCGAGGCCTACTACGCCGCTCGCGAAAAGCTGGGCTTTCCGATGGTCGATCAGGTTCGCGCCGTCGCCTGAGCCAAGCACTTGCTTGTCCGGTACCGCGTCCGATGCCCGTAGCGGCGTTTCGCCGCGCGCTCATCGGTGTTAAAAGACAGTCCCTTCAAAGCGGGGCATCGACACACAGGCGGCCGATGTCCGAGCGAGCGCAACCAATGTCGAACCGACAGCCCCCCAAGACCCCACGATCCAAACAGCCGGCCAGCTTCTACGCCGAAATGGAACAGTTGCTGCGCCGCCAGATCGAAGCCCAGCCGGACAATCAGGATCTGCGCGTACGTTTGCTCGAGCTGTACTGGGAAGCCGAACGGGAAACGGATTTCCTGCGCGAAGCGCAGGTGTTTCGCAACGCCCTGCGCGGCAACCTCGACTCGCCGGACTGGCGCCTGATCGCCAGCATCGGTCGGGCCCTGGCCCCGGATTCGCCGCTGTTCAATGACGCCGCCGCGGACAAGACGTCCAGTCCGCCTCGCGAGTATCGCCGCCTCGGCGAACGCGAAGAGGATCGCCGGCACTTCGAGGCCCTGGCGCGCGACTACCAGAGCCTGCGCGGCGATCCCGCGTTTCTCGCTGCGCTCGACCGGGAACTGATCGAACTCGCCGGGCGGCCGACCTCCCTGTTCCTGGCCGAGCGGCTCAGCGCCCACGTCGGTGGTGCGCGCATCTATTGCAAGCGCGAGGATTTCGCGGTGGCCGGCAGCCATCTGCTGATGGCCATCGTCGGCCAAGCATTGGCCGCCAAGCGCATGGGGCGCAAGACTCTGGTCACCGGTACGGTCTACGGGCAGAAGGGCGTGATGACCGCGGCGATCGCCGCCCGCCTCGGCATGAAAGCCGT
This genomic window from Gammaproteobacteria bacterium contains:
- the glyQ gene encoding glycine--tRNA ligase subunit alpha, yielding MSFQELILRLQHFWAQQGCVIVQPLDMEVGAGTFHWSTFLRSIGPEPWNTAYVQPSRRPTDGRYGDNPNRLQHYYQFQVLMKPSPPNIQDLYLDSLRELGFDALTHDIRFVEDNWESPTLGAWGLGWEVWLNGMEVTQFTYFQQVGGIECKPVSGEITYGLERLAMYIQGVESVYDLVWSDAGGRIVTYGDVYHQNEVEQSAYNFEHADTRVLLERFNGAEAECLRLLALETALPLPAYERAIQASHSFNLLDARGAISVTERQAYILRVRTLTRACAEAYYAAREKLGFPMVDQVRAVA